One segment of Strix aluco isolate bStrAlu1 chromosome 4, bStrAlu1.hap1, whole genome shotgun sequence DNA contains the following:
- the LOC141922379 gene encoding placenta-specific gene 8 protein-like isoform X2: MQNHVSSYFPLVTCRGCELLQKKQPEMAVTTVVTVQPQHGMAAASRNMWQTGLMDCCSDCGVCCCGMFCFPCLACQVAGDMNECCLCGTSVAMRTLYRTRYNIPGSICSDFCTTMWCLTCSVCQMKRDIKRRKELGIF; the protein is encoded by the exons ATGCAAAACCACGTCTCCTCCTACTTTCCTTTGGTGACATGTCGTGGCTGTGAGCTGCTACAAA AAAAGCAACCAGAAATGGCCGTCACAACCGTCGTGACAGTCCAGCCGCAGCATGGCATGGCCGCTGCCTCGAGGAACATGTGGCAGACGGGGCTGATGGACTGCTGCAGCGACTGTGGTGTCT gctgctgtgggaTGTTCTGCTTCCCCTGCCTCGCCTGCCAAGTGGCCGGGGACATGAATGAGTGCTGCCTGTGCGGGACCAGCGTGGCCATGAGGACGCTCTACCGCACCAGATACAACATCCCG GGGTCCATTTGCTCTGACTTCTGTACCACCATGTGGTGCCTCACATGCTCCGTTTGCCAGATGAAGAGAGACATCAAGCGGAGGAAGGAGCTGGGCATATTCTG A
- the LOC141922379 gene encoding placenta-specific gene 8 protein-like isoform X1 gives MQNHVSSYFPLVTCRGCELLQKKQPEMAVTTVVTVQPQHGMAAASRNMWQTGLMDCCSDCGVCCCGMFCFPCLACQVAGDMNECCLCGTSVAMRTLYRTRYNIPGSICSDFCTTMWCLTCSVCQMKRDIKRRKELGIFW, from the exons ATGCAAAACCACGTCTCCTCCTACTTTCCTTTGGTGACATGTCGTGGCTGTGAGCTGCTACAAA AAAAGCAACCAGAAATGGCCGTCACAACCGTCGTGACAGTCCAGCCGCAGCATGGCATGGCCGCTGCCTCGAGGAACATGTGGCAGACGGGGCTGATGGACTGCTGCAGCGACTGTGGTGTCT gctgctgtgggaTGTTCTGCTTCCCCTGCCTCGCCTGCCAAGTGGCCGGGGACATGAATGAGTGCTGCCTGTGCGGGACCAGCGTGGCCATGAGGACGCTCTACCGCACCAGATACAACATCCCG GGGTCCATTTGCTCTGACTTCTGTACCACCATGTGGTGCCTCACATGCTCCGTTTGCCAGATGAAGAGAGACATCAAGCGGAGGAAGGAGCTGGGCATATTCTGGTAA
- the LOC141922379 gene encoding placenta-specific gene 8 protein-like isoform X4: protein MAVTTVVTVQPQHGMAAASRNMWQTGLMDCCSDCGVCCCGMFCFPCLACQVAGDMNECCLCGTSVAMRTLYRTRYNIPGSICSDFCTTMWCLTCSVCQMKRDIKRRKELGIFW, encoded by the exons ATGGCCGTCACAACCGTCGTGACAGTCCAGCCGCAGCATGGCATGGCCGCTGCCTCGAGGAACATGTGGCAGACGGGGCTGATGGACTGCTGCAGCGACTGTGGTGTCT gctgctgtgggaTGTTCTGCTTCCCCTGCCTCGCCTGCCAAGTGGCCGGGGACATGAATGAGTGCTGCCTGTGCGGGACCAGCGTGGCCATGAGGACGCTCTACCGCACCAGATACAACATCCCG GGGTCCATTTGCTCTGACTTCTGTACCACCATGTGGTGCCTCACATGCTCCGTTTGCCAGATGAAGAGAGACATCAAGCGGAGGAAGGAGCTGGGCATATTCTGGTAA
- the LOC141922379 gene encoding placenta-specific gene 8 protein-like isoform X3: MQKPWKDTNAEKQPEMAVTTVVTVQPQHGMAAASRNMWQTGLMDCCSDCGVCCCGMFCFPCLACQVAGDMNECCLCGTSVAMRTLYRTRYNIPGSICSDFCTTMWCLTCSVCQMKRDIKRRKELGIFW; encoded by the exons ATGCAAAAACCTTGGAAAGACACAAATGCAG AAAAGCAACCAGAAATGGCCGTCACAACCGTCGTGACAGTCCAGCCGCAGCATGGCATGGCCGCTGCCTCGAGGAACATGTGGCAGACGGGGCTGATGGACTGCTGCAGCGACTGTGGTGTCT gctgctgtgggaTGTTCTGCTTCCCCTGCCTCGCCTGCCAAGTGGCCGGGGACATGAATGAGTGCTGCCTGTGCGGGACCAGCGTGGCCATGAGGACGCTCTACCGCACCAGATACAACATCCCG GGGTCCATTTGCTCTGACTTCTGTACCACCATGTGGTGCCTCACATGCTCCGTTTGCCAGATGAAGAGAGACATCAAGCGGAGGAAGGAGCTGGGCATATTCTGGTAA